From the Megalops cyprinoides isolate fMegCyp1 chromosome 21, fMegCyp1.pri, whole genome shotgun sequence genome, one window contains:
- the LOC118769165 gene encoding protein rapunzel-like, whose protein sequence is MATELMKQLADKKDSVEAFMETLEKGAELVAETMGEMLPVFSIAAPVVKLVLDNVESREAEFMKEQFQKLRDRLEVVSEEIQRINQEIQKSGADAAYFSVEENLSNQFRKFMDILNAKPKFREVKTKLFLEHFAKTGGDKNLHTLYAAVTGDNFSGESVLEITLNYEEKSRRAVEDFCARLKNLFCLGLIALVGHAGLKGTDEEEDLVRDWGEKMKVVEEKMKAAVEICKSGFAEQAKFDIGKRLKGWTSKTHTELADAIAEFLAQKFDWVSWAVRVYTHTEGWLGNLIYGKKDQGIYGGNHFAFEGQLRVVVSYSLNPSSIDRDSLRRLIEGQRRTRNMDKLALRIHSAQPHCLVHVVSKHRDVAEKTSNFPDDFRYYQLYRNSHIYIHSE, encoded by the coding sequence ATGGCTACCGAACTGATGAAGCAGCTGGCTGACAAGAAAGACTCTGTGGAGGCTTTCATGGAGACCCTGGAGAAGGGGGCGGAGCTTGTGGCAGAGACAATGGGAGAGATGCTGCCTGTCTTCTCCATTGCGGCACCTGTGGTGAAACTGGTCCTGGATAATGTAGAGAGCAGGGAGGCCGAGTTCATGAAGGAGCAGTTCCAGAAGCTGCGGGATCGTCTGGAGGTGGTCTCAGAGGAAATCCAGCGCATCAACCAGGAGATCCAGAAGAGCGGAGCAGATGCTGCCTACTTCTCTGTGGAGGAGAACCTGAGCAACCAGTTCCGTAAGTTCATGGACATCCTCAACGCCAAGCCCAAGTTCCGCGAAGTCAAGACAAAGCTCTTTCTGGAGCACTTTGCCAAGACTGGGGGTGACAAAAACCTGCACACCCTGTATGCTGCTGTGACAGGGGACAACTTCTCTGGTGAGTCAGTGCTGGAGATCACACTGAACTATGAGGAGAAGAGCCGCAGGGCCGTGGAGGACTTCTGCGCCCGGCTGAAGAACCTGTTCTGCTTGGGCCTCATTGCCCTGGTGGGCCATGCAGGCCTGAAAGGGacagatgaggaagaggatCTCGTCCGGGACTGGGGCGAGAAGATGAAGGTGGTTGAGGAAAAGATGAAGGCAGCGGTGGAGATCTGTAAGTCTGGCTTTGCCGAGCAGGCTAAGTTTGACATTGGGAAGCGGCTCAAGGGGTGGACCAGCAAGACTCACACAGAGCTTGCTGACGCCATCGCAGAGTTCCTGGCGCAGAAATTTGACTGGGTGTCCTGGGCAGTAAGGGTATACACTCACACTGAAGGCTGGCTCGGCAACTTGATATATGGTAAAAAGGACCAGGGAATCTATGGAGGGAACCACTTTGCCTTTGAGGGACAGCTTCGGGTGGTGGTTTCCTACAGCCTGAACCCCAGCAGTATAGATAGGGACAGCCTTCGCAGGCTGATTGAGGGACAAAGGCGAACAAGGAACATGGATAAGCTGGCACTACGGATTCACAGCGCTCAGCCCCACTGCCTGGTGCACGTTGTCAGCAAGCACAGGGACGTGGCCGAGAAGACCAGCAACTTCCCAGATGACTTCCGTTATTACCAACTGTACAGAAATTCTCATATCTATATACACTCAGAGTGA
- the si:dkey-266f7.9 gene encoding 1-phosphatidylinositol phosphodiesterase — translation MRMCRHAVTTAWKLLLETVVFIGVLIVTCEGAIQRPEYDDTSSPEFLNPSWMASIPDSRPLSEVTLPGTHNTMAFYGGALTECQSWPLSLQLQAGVRFLDMRVRHVKGNLTIHHGVVYQRAHFGDALEAVVRFLQEQPTETVLMRLKEEFSETRDIYGAVVNYIHRYAHWDLLWHSRLTPTMGQARGKLIILQDFAGPDLGMRYSSLDIADDWKVPTLLHVSEKWQSVYEHLNAAAVGSKSHLFLTYASGAGIFAYPNAVAQRINTRLHQYLSNKAGLTERFGIITMDFPAAPLLKLIIDFN, via the exons ATGAGGATGTGCAGACACGCTGTCACCACTGCTTGGAAGCTTCTGCTGGAAACGGTGGTCTTCATCGG TGTGTTGATTGTGACCTGTGAAGGGGCAATCCAGAGGCCGGAGTATGACGACACCAGCTCCCCGGAGTTCCTTAATCCGTCCTGGATGGCATCGATCCCCGACAGCCGCCCCTTGTCGGAGGTGACGCTCCCTGGCACACACAACACCATGGCCTTCTACGGGGGCGCCCTGACCGAGTGCCAGTCCTGGCCGCTGAGCCTCCAGCTGCAGGCGGGCGTGCGCTTCCTGGACATGCGCGTCCGCCACGTGAAGGGCAACCTCACCATCCACCATGGGGTGGTGTACCAGCGGGCGCACTTCGGCGACGCCCTGGAGGCGGTGGTCCGCTTCCTGCAGGAGCAGCCCACCGAGACGGTGCTGATGCGGCTGAAGGAGGAGTTCAGCGAGACCCGTGACATCTACGGGGCGGTGGTCAACTACATCCACCGCTACGCCCACTGGGACCTGCTGTGGCACAGCCGGCTGACGCCCACCATGGGCCAGGCAAGAGGCAAGCTGATCATCCTGCAGGACTTCGCCGGCCCAGATCTCGGCATGCGCTACAGCTCGCTGGACATCGCTGACGATTGGAAG GTCCCAACCCTTCTTCACGTGTCGGAGAAGTGGCAGAGCGTCTATGAGCACCTGAACGCAGCTGCGGTCGGGAGCAAGTCCCACCTGTTCCTCACCTATGCCAGTGGGGCAGGCATCTTTGCCTACCCTAACGCTGTGGCCCAGCGGATCAACACACGCCTACACCAGTACCTGTCAAACAAGGCTGGACTGACTGAGCGCTTTGGCATCATCACCATGGACTTCCCTGCTGCCCCCCTGCTGAAACTGATCATTGACTTCAACTGA